The genomic DNA CATTTTCCAGTGTCTTTAACATGAACGGCTTAGCCTCTTTACGATCATCCTGAAAGATCCACTGTATGCGGCAAGATCTTCCGGCTGGACCAATAAAACCTTCCGCATTTTGTTGCCGCTAAGCCTGCAATAAACGCCAAGGGCGCAGAAACTGGCCGTAACGCAGGAAAAAAACGAGGCCAGGGCAGCCCCCTGAATTCCGACCGAGGGGATCAATACGATATTCAAGGATATATTGATCAATACCGCCATGAGGTTTATTGCTATATTGTACTCCGGAAAACCCCTTGCTGCTATGTCATTGGATAATATCCGCCAGACCGAGAGAGCGGACACCGAAAAAACCAGTATTTTTAGGGGCGCCACGGACCCGTAAAAACTTTGAGAGAACAAAAAGACGACCAGGTGCTCGGATACGGCAAAGACCGCCCCGGCACCCAGGAGAGTGAACAGCAGCACACTGCGGCAGATCCTGGGAGTTAATATCTTTTTCCTGTCATCGTCCTCTTGAGAAGCCACTTTTGGGAATAACAGAAGTCCTATGGCGTAAGGCACCAGGTCCAGCTGGTTGGATATGGCGGCCGCCGTTCCGTATAGACCGACGGCTGCGGGGTTAAGGAACCAGTTCACTAACACAAGATCAAACCTCATGAACAGGAACACTAGTATGTTGGAAATATGCGTCCTGAAACCATAATTTATGGCTTTGCGAAGATAAGCCGGATCGGGTTTCATGGAAATGCCTTTTGTTATTGACAGATAGGTCCAGGCAAAGACCATAGAGCAAACCACGGCTGCGGACAAAACATGTCCGAACAGAGCCCCCTGCACCCCGAGCCGCAGCAAATAAACGAACAGCACCACAAAGGCCAGGTCTGACAAGGCTCTCAATGCGGAGAATGCATTGTAGTGTTTTATGCGGTTCAGTCCAAGAAAGATATTGTTGAGGTTGGAAACCGTCAAGTGGAATGGGATCGCCAGAAGGGCAAGGGCCAAAAACAAGGGAGGCACTCCCGGCACGATGTATCGAGGAAGAAGAAAAGCGATCAATGCCCCGGCAATTACGGAGATCAAAGAAGTAAAAAGGCTCAAAAACACCGTATTGCCCAGCACTTCCGGAAGCCCAAAGGCTTTTTTTGCGATCAGGTAGCTTGTTGAAGCGGTTATCCCAAGATTGGTAAAGGTAAGGACAAGTCCCGCAAAAGTTATGGAAAGAGAATACAGCCCTTTTCCAGAAGGCCCGAGAAGCCTTGCGGTCACTACCGCGCCTGCCAGGGCCAAAAACAGTATGCAGATATTTGTGGCAACGGTCCTGACCGAATTTTCAAAAAAACTTGTTCGGGTCATTTTATGCCGACAAACATGATGTTACCCTGCCGACCTCTTCTTTTTCCATCAGGGGATCTATCGGCAGGCTCAACACCTCGCCGCAGGCCCTTTCCGCCTCCTCAAGGGCTCCATGAAGAATGCTTCTGCCGGCAAAGACCCTCATTTTGTGCAGAGCCACGGGATAATAGACCATTGTGGATATGCCGTTCTCTCTTAGCCTGTCCTGTACCTGCTGCCTTTTTCCGTTCGGGACCCTTACCGTGTATTGATGGTAAACATGTTTGATGTTCCCTGTTTCTTTTGGGATCACCACA from Candidatus Margulisiibacteriota bacterium includes the following:
- a CDS encoding oligosaccharide flippase family protein; translated protein: MTRTSFFENSVRTVATNICILFLALAGAVVTARLLGPSGKGLYSLSITFAGLVLTFTNLGITASTSYLIAKKAFGLPEVLGNTVFLSLFTSLISVIAGALIAFLLPRYIVPGVPPLFLALALLAIPFHLTVSNLNNIFLGLNRIKHYNAFSALRALSDLAFVVLFVYLLRLGVQGALFGHVLSAAVVCSMVFAWTYLSITKGISMKPDPAYLRKAINYGFRTHISNILVFLFMRFDLVLVNWFLNPAAVGLYGTAAAISNQLDLVPYAIGLLLFPKVASQEDDDRKKILTPRICRSVLLFTLLGAGAVFAVSEHLVVFLFSQSFYGSVAPLKILVFSVSALSVWRILSNDIAARGFPEYNIAINLMAVLINISLNIVLIPSVGIQGAALASFFSCVTASFCALGVYCRLSGNKMRKVLLVQPEDLAAYSGSFRMIVKRLSRSC